The following proteins come from a genomic window of Dermacentor albipictus isolate Rhodes 1998 colony chromosome 8, USDA_Dalb.pri_finalv2, whole genome shotgun sequence:
- the LOC135921658 gene encoding uncharacterized protein — protein sequence MEPAVPIAPEEEVLKRHLRDLKKCGNTWAGYAVSKEVYEELLRDLAAVNVCLQTEHSVKPKGRLMFSTQRGHVVVNEDMPFKVVQAVDRGCLFGRDLHKVQDSRSARQEKDAEWSAATFQRKKVKLQGTKKKGCTAMMHVKQVELFPEFRINISEQCSKWQHETASKEVMSRLRLALQEESSDKPVLRQHRFYVCMSDRESHCNHDIDARCAGYAQPINSEVSKKICELVQQGVTSVKTVESCLRFFVRDVLFSNKQCPPTTCRDFYPTKTDIKNHIQKALRKDRCSSIDQENVAVYVEQMIEKAPGTRCLLRPYHVKSMEHHSEGQEEPLDELPYCDALETVAQECEQTLLLCIQTEFMRELMLKYSDDVVCLDATYKTTDYALPLFLIVVKTASSYAIAGAFMVQFETADCIEEALNTFKAWNPTLSPKFWMVDYSQAEISALSAAFPNSRPVLCDFHREQAWHRWISKKENEVEDVDTVKKMLRQVASSANEDDLTKAIEAVKQSPQWKKNEKL from the exons ATGGAGCCTGCTGTGCCGATAGCACCTGAAGAAGAAGTTTTAAAGAGGCACCTGCGGGACTTGAAAAAGTGTGGAAACACCTGGGCCGGTTATGCAGTCTCCAAAGAAGTATACGAAGAGCTTCTGAGGGACCTAGCCGCTGTTAATGTGTGCTTACAAACTGAGCACTCCGTGAAGCCAAAAG GCAGGCTGATGTTCAGCACTCAGCGCGGACATGTGGTCGTGAATGAAGACATGCCTTTTAAGGTTGTCCAAGCCGTGGACAGAGGCTGCCTCTTTGGGCGAGACCTTCACAAGGTGCAAGATTCAAGAAGTGCTCGACAG GAGAAAGACGCAGAATGGTCAGCAGCTACCTTCCAACGAAAAAAGGTGAAGTTACAAGGAACGAAGAAGAAGGGCTGCACTGCAATGATGCATGTAAAACAAGTGGAGTTGTTTCCGGAATTCAGG aTTAACATCTCAGAACAATGTAGCAAATGGCAGCACGAGACAGCTTCGAAGGAGGTGATGTCCCGGCTGAGGTTGGCATTGCAAGAAGAATCTAGTGATAAACCTGTTCTGCGCCAGCATCGCTTCTATGTCTGCATGTCCGACAGGGAAAGTCACTGCAACCACGACATTGATGCCCGGTGTGCAGGCTATGCGCAGCCAATAAATTCAGAAGTGTCAAAAAAGATATGTGAGCTTGTACAACAAGGTGTGACATCTGTAAAAACAGTTGAGAGCTGTCTGAGGTTTTTTGTCCGAGATGTACTGTTCTCAAACAAGCAGTGCCCCCCGACCACATGCAGAGATTTCTACCCTACAAAGACAGATATAAAAAATCATATCCAGAAGGCACTCCGTAAGGATAGATGTAGTTCAATTGATCAAGAAAATGTAGCTGTGTATGttgaacaaatgattgagaaagCACCTGGAACAAGATGTCTTTTGCGACCCTATCATGTGAAGTCAATGGAACATCATTCAGAAGGGCAAGAGGAGCCGCTGGATGAGTTACCTTACTGTGACGCTTTGGAAACTGTTGCACAGGAATGCGAGCAGACACTGCTGCTTTGCATTCAGACTGAGTTCATGAGGGAACTGATGCTTAAGTATAGTGATGATGTGGTATGTCTTGATGCCACATATAAAACAACGGATTATGCCCTACCACTATTTCTTATTGTAGTGAAGACTGCAAGTTCCTATGCTATTGCTGGTGCATTCATGGTGCAATTTGAAACAGCTGATTGCATCGAAGAGGCACTAAACACCTTTAAGGCATGGAACCCAACTCTGAGTCCTAAGTTTTGGATGGTGGACTACAGCCAGGCGGAAATCAGCGCACTTTCTGCTGCCTTCCCGAACAGTCGGCCAGTCCTGTGTGATTTTCACAGAGAACAGGCTTGGCACAGGTggatttcaaaaaaagaaaatgaagtagaAGATGTTGACACTGTGAAGAAAATGCTCAGGCAAGTAGCATCCAGTGCGAATGAAGATGATCTAACAAAAGCTATTGAAGCTGTGAAGCAGTCACCACAATGGAAGAAAAATGAGAAGTTGTAA